In Microbacterium sp. 1.5R, the following are encoded in one genomic region:
- a CDS encoding alcohol dehydrogenase catalytic domain-containing protein translates to MKALTWQGTRNVAVEEVPDPTIEHATDAIVRITSSAICGSDLHLYELLGPFLDKGDILGHEPMGVVVEVGSGVRDLAVGDRIVIPFNISCGHCFFCLRGLQSQCETTQVKEYGSGAALFGYTKLYGQVPGGQAEYLRVPLADYNHIKIASDLPDERYLYLSDILPTAWQGVEYANVPEGGTLAVMGLGPVGQFAARIGAHRGYRVLAVDPVAERREMAARHGVEVFDLTDDVVAELRDLTDGRGADSVVDAVGMEAHGNAGVALVQKAVGLLPDPAARAVFDKAGIDRLAAVYAAIDVVRRGGMVSLSGVYAGDADILPMKTLFDKQIGIRMGQCNVKRWTDDLMPLVEDLSDPLGVMDLMTHDAPLEDAPELYRTFQRKEDGCIKVVLRPSAA, encoded by the coding sequence CCTCGGCGATCTGCGGTTCCGACCTGCACCTCTACGAACTGCTCGGACCGTTCCTCGACAAGGGCGACATCCTCGGCCACGAGCCGATGGGGGTCGTGGTGGAGGTGGGCAGCGGTGTGCGCGACCTCGCGGTCGGCGATCGCATCGTCATCCCCTTCAACATCTCGTGCGGGCACTGCTTCTTCTGCCTGCGCGGCCTGCAGTCGCAGTGCGAGACGACGCAGGTGAAGGAGTACGGCAGCGGCGCCGCGCTGTTCGGCTACACCAAGCTCTACGGCCAGGTGCCGGGCGGGCAGGCCGAATACCTGCGCGTCCCGCTCGCCGACTACAACCACATCAAGATCGCGTCCGATCTCCCCGATGAGCGGTACCTGTACCTCAGCGACATCCTGCCGACGGCCTGGCAGGGTGTGGAGTACGCGAACGTGCCGGAGGGCGGGACGCTCGCGGTGATGGGGCTCGGCCCCGTCGGGCAGTTCGCAGCCCGCATCGGAGCGCACCGCGGATACCGGGTGCTGGCCGTGGACCCGGTCGCGGAACGCCGGGAGATGGCGGCACGCCACGGAGTCGAGGTCTTCGACCTCACGGATGACGTCGTGGCCGAGCTGCGCGACCTCACCGACGGACGCGGCGCGGATTCCGTGGTCGACGCCGTAGGCATGGAGGCGCACGGCAACGCCGGCGTCGCCCTCGTGCAGAAGGCCGTCGGACTGCTGCCGGATCCGGCCGCCCGCGCCGTGTTCGACAAGGCCGGGATCGACCGACTCGCCGCCGTGTACGCCGCGATCGACGTCGTGCGCCGGGGTGGCATGGTGTCGCTCAGCGGCGTCTACGCGGGCGATGCCGACATCCTGCCGATGAAGACCCTGTTCGACAAGCAGATCGGCATCCGTATGGGCCAGTGCAACGTGAAGCGCTGGACCGACGATCTGATGCCGCTCGTCGAAGACCTCTCCGACCCCCTCGGCGTGATGGATCTGATGACCCACGATGCCCCGCTCGAGGATGCGCCGGAGCTCTATCGCACCTTCCAGCGCAAGGAGGACGGCTGCATCAAGGTCGTGCTGCGACCGTCTGCCGCGTGA